In the genome of Cryptomeria japonica chromosome 8, Sugi_1.0, whole genome shotgun sequence, one region contains:
- the LOC131079520 gene encoding receptor-like protein 19: MEAMFSCGRVAFAIIAILCCFTSPAIACPFPERNLLLDFKAAVVDEYNTLTSWQGFNCCTWRGVSCNIRTGHVSRLDLSGYKLKGNNSSSLFQLTQLEHLDLSHNHFKGKFSSPHNRKLKSLTFLNLSFAGYVNETSLGSVREFYVSLESLSNLVSLEYLSLAAVNISASKEWGEAVGSLPNLQKLHISDCGLGGPIPNSLLNLTSLLHLDLSDNYLSAHIPAWFENVTGRLLSLDLSWNGNLGGDISFLGQRKSSLSLTSIDLSGTAMKGRIPSAIGNISCLEHLRLRDTRIEGEIPAAIWNLLSLQILDLSDTRIEGEIPAAIGNLLSLKILDLWDTRIEGEIPAAIGNLLSLQILDLSDTRIEGEIPAAIGNVSSLKSLYLFNTRIEGEIPLSIVNLSKLVELELSSNKLTGIIPPSLDSLSSLVSLHLYANKLNGTIPPTISNLVNLRSLWLDSNSLSGLISLSVFDNLTRLNDLYLSANHLTVNIDSTWIPQFKLSYLGLGSCNLDRIPSFLVTQYDLEYLDLSANSIPTNIPSWIWNLPSLYSLNLSCNQLTGSLPSRLTLPKYSNYVDLHNNSLQGALPLPPARVDLLDLSMNQFNGSIPTDIGAYLQNTEFLSLSRNNLSGAIPDSICTSDLQVLDLSNNTLSSVIPAHLTRNCSFLSVLDLAENHLEGKMPAEWGNISKIHTLKLNGNHLRGVIPSSISKGRSLQVLDLGNNDLEGTVPHWIGKLSQLHVLVLRSNHFHGSIPRQVIGLPNLQILDLSGNHLSGPIPGNLTNLLAMVNASQSNPNHLEDVRYTNKITISWKGWDVEFVKVLFILKCIDLSNNTLSGSIPSKMGSLQGLIALNLSRNHLSGRIPKTLGHMDQLESLDLSLNSLNGNIPLELEFLSYLEFLNLSYNMLDGKVPHGGQFLTFGESSYLGNSKLSGIPFTNITVCNNSSGYGNCTSIEKIGVAKNSDGEMIGWAVGLGLSYGLGFSIVIGVLTLNKRVRKRAFDFYDVVILAIDGCIRG; encoded by the coding sequence ATGGAAGCTATGTTTTCATGTGGCAGAGTTGCATTTGCAATCATAGCAATATTATGCTGCTTCACTTCCCCTGCAATTGCATGCCCCTTCCCTGAAAGAAATCTTCTTCTGGATTTCAAGGCAGCCGTTGTAGATGAGTATAACACTCTAACTTCCTGGCAAGGATTCAATTGCTGCACGTGGAGAGGAGTCAGTTGTAATATCCGCACAGGCCATGTTTCTCGACTGGATTTGAGTGGATACAAATTGAAAGGTAACAACAGTTCATCGCTGTTCCAACTTACACAGTTGGAGCACCTCGATCTCAGTCACAACCACTTCAAGGGTAAATTCAGTTCTCCCCATAATCGGAAGTTGAAGAGTCTCACTTTTCTTAACTTGTCATTTGCTGGATATGTAAATGAAACCTCTCTGGGTTCTGTAAGGGAATTTTATGTGAGTTTGGAAAGCTTATCAAATCTGGTGAGCTTGGAATACCTCTCTCTTGCTGCAGTGAACATCTCTGCAAGCAAAGAGTGGGGTGAAGCTGTTGGCAGTCTACCCAACCTTCAAAAACTCCACATCTCTGACTGTGGGCTTGGAGGACCAATTCCCAATTCCCTTCTCAACCTCACCTCTCTCCTTCATCTCGATCTATCAGACAACTATTTGTCAGCACATATACCAGCTTGGTTTGAAAATGTGACTGGGCGCTTGCTCTCTCTTGATCTCTCTTGGAATGGGAATCTTGGAGGAGACATTTCTTTCCTTGGACAACGAAAGTCTTCTTTGTCACTAACCAGCATTGATCTTTCAGGGACAGCCATGAAGGGCCGAATTCCATCTGCTATAGGGAATATCTCATGCTTGGAGCATCTTCGTCTGAGAGATACCAgaattgaaggtgagattccagCTGCTATATGGAATTTGTTGTCCTTGCAAATTCTGGATCTGTCAGATACCAgaattgaaggtgagattccagCTGCTATAGGGAATTTGTTGTCCTTGAAAATTCTTGATCTGTGGGATACCAgaattgaaggtgagattccagCTGCTATAGGGAATTTGTTGTCCTTGCAAATTCTTGATCTGTCAGATACCAgaattgaaggtgagattccagCTGCTATAGGGAATGTGTCGTCCTTGAAGAGTCTTTACCTGTTCAATACCAGAATTGAAGGTGAGATTCCTCTCTCCATAGTCAATCTCTCTAAACTTGTTGAATTGGAGCTGTCCAGCAACAAGTTAACTGGGATAATCCCACCTTCATTGGACTCACTTTCTTCCCTTGTTAGTCTTCACCTTTATGCCAACAAATTGAATGGTACGATTCCACCTACAATTTCAAATCTTGTTAACTTAAGAAGCCTTTGGCTCGATTCCAATAGCTTAAGCGGCCTCATTTCCCTTTCCGTATTCGATAATCTCACTAGACTTAATGACCTGTATCTTTCTGCCAATCACTTAACTGTAAACATTGATTCAACATGGATTCCGCAGTTTAAGCTTTCCTATTTGGGACTAGGCTCTTGCAATTTAGATAGAATTCCATCGTTTCTTGTGACCCAATACGACTTGGAATATCTAGACCTATCTGCTAATAGTATCCCAACAAATATTCCATCTTGGATATGGAACTTACCCAGCCTTTATAGTTTGAACCTTAGCTGTAATCAATTAACAGGGTCATTGCCATCTAGACTAACCTTACCCAAGTATTCTAACTATGTAGATTTGCACAATAACAGCTTACAAGGTGCTCTTCCACTTCCTCCTGCTCGTGTTGATCTGCTGGATCTGTCGATGAATCAGTTTAATGGTTCTATTCCTACTGATATTGGTGCATATCTTCAAAATACAGAATTCTTATCCTTGTCGAGGAATAATCTCAGTGGAGCGATTCCAGATTCTATTTGCACTTCAGATTTGCAGGTTCTTGACCTTTCAAATAATACGCTGAGCAGTGTCATTCCTGCTCATTTAACCAGGAATTGTTCTTTTCTTAGTGTTCTAGATTTGGCGGAAAATCATCTGGAAGGTAAAATGCCAGCAGAATGGGGCAACATTTCAAAGATTCATACATTGAAGCTCAATGGTAATCATTTGAGAGGAGTTATTCCCTCATCCATTTCAAAAGGCCGATCTCTGCAAGTATTGGATTTGGGAAATAATGATTTGGAAGGAACCGTTCCCCACTGGATTGGAAAGCTATCACAACTGCATGTGTTGGTCTTAAGGTCTAATCATTTTCATGGTAGCATCCCACGCCAGGTAATTGGCCTTCCAAATCTTCAAATTTTGGACCTTTCTGGCAACCACCTTTCAGGACCCATTCCAGGAAACCTTACAAACTTGCTCGCAATGGTCAATGCATCGCAGAGTAATCCAAACCATTTGGAAGATGTTAGATATACAAATAAAATTACAATTTCCTGGAAAGGCTGGGATGTTGAATTTGTGAAAGTTCTATTCATTCTTAAATGTATTGATCTTTCAAACAACACCTTATCAGGGAGCATTCCTTCTAAAATGGGATCTCTTCAAGGCTTGATAGCCCTTAACCTTTCAAGGAATCATCTGAGTGGCCGAATCCCAAAAACATTGGGACACATGGATCAACTAGAGTCTCTGGACCTCTCGCTAAACAGTTTGAATGGCAACATCCCCTTAGAACTTGAGTTCCTGAGTTATTTGGAGTTCTTGAATCTATCTTACAACATGCTTGATGGAAAAGTACCCCACGGAGGACAATTTCTAACTTTTGGAGAGTCATCCTACTTAGGCAATTCTAAGCTAAGTGGGATTCCATTTACCAATATAACCGTCTGCAACAACTCTTCTGGCTATGGCAACTGCACAAGTATTGAGAAAATTGGTGTAGCAAAGAATTCAGATGGTGAAATGATAGGATGGGCAGTCGGACTTGGATTGAGTTATGGTTTGGGATTCTCTATTGTGATTGGAGTATTGACTTTAAATAAGAGGGTGAGAAAGAGAGCCTTCGATTTTTATGATGTTGTAATTTTAGCTATTGATGGGTGTATAAGAGGTTAA